From a single Brassica oleracea var. oleracea cultivar TO1000 chromosome C5, BOL, whole genome shotgun sequence genomic region:
- the LOC106343778 gene encoding elongation factor 1-delta 1-like, producing MAAFPNLNSDAGLKKLDEHLLTRSYITGYQASKDDITVFTALDKPPTSQYVNASRWYNHIDALLRISGVSAEGSGVIVEGSAPVVEEAAATPPAADSKDAADEEDDDDVDLFGEETEEEKKAAEERAASVKASTKKKESGKSSVLIDIKPWDDETDMKKLEEAVRSIQMEGLFWGASKLVPVGYGIKKLQIMCTIVDDLVSVDTMIEEQLTVEPINEFVQSCDIVAFNKI from the exons ATGGCTGCCTTCCCCAACCTTAACTCTGACGCTGGATTGAAGAAGCTCGACGAGCATCTTCTCACTCGCAGTTACATCACTGG GTACCAGGCTTCCAAGGATGATATCACTGTCTTTACTGCTCTTGATAAGCCACCAACCTCACAGTATGTGAACGCTTCTCGTTGGTACAACCACATCGATGCCCTCTTGAGGATCTC TGGTGTGTCTGCTGAAGGAAGCGGTGTCATTGTTGAGGGATCAGCCCCAGTTGTGGAAGAGGCTGCTGCTACTCCCCCTGCAGCTGATTCTAAG GATGCTGCTGATGAAGAGGATGATGATGATGTTGACCTTTTCGGAGAGGAGACCGAGGAGGAAAAGAAGGCTGCTGAGGAGAGAGCCGCTTCTGTGAAAGCATCAACAAAGAAGAAGGAAT CTGGAAAGTCATCGGTTTTGATTGATATCAAGCCGTGGGATGATGAGACTGACATGAAGAAGCTAGAGGAAGCTGTGAGATCCATCCAGATGGAAGGATTATTCTGGGGTGCGTCCAAGCTTGTCCCGGTTGGTTATGGTATCAAGAAGCTGCAGATCATGTGCACCATTGTTGACGACCTTGTGTCCGTTGACACCATGATTGAAGAGCAGCTCACCGTCGAACCAATCAATGAGTTTGTCCAGAGCTGTGACATTGTTGCTTTCAACAAAATCT GA
- the LOC106343428 gene encoding proline-, glutamic acid- and leucine-rich protein 1-like, translated as MASFERFDDMCDNRLKPKILRNLLSDYVPNEKQPLVDFQSLSKVVSTISTHKLLSEDQKLQAKSKSAVDEWVERFLALVSSDMPDKSWVGIVLMGVTCQECSSDRFFSSYSVWFNSLLSHIKNPESSRIIRVASCTSISDLLTRLSRFANTKKEAVSHAAKVILPIIKLMEEDSSEALWEGIVNLLSTIVILFPAAFHSSYDTVEEAIASKIFSAKTSSSLLKKLAHFLALLPKANKGDTASWSLMMQKLLISINVHLNNFFQGLEEETTGKKAMQRLAPPGRDAPLPLGGQNGILDDAAWNSEQLIVSRVSALMYCCSVMLTSSYKCKLNIPVASLVSLVERVLAVNGSLPKAMSPFMTGIQQELVCAELPTLHSSALELLRTTIKSIRSQLLPYAASVVRLVSSYFKKCLLPELRIKLYTITKTLLKSMGLGMAMQLANEVVSNASVDLDPKTVQGSDVVSSTNPRAVLKAGSKKRKQSTNTGVEAENAAFEVGVPHNHSLKIAALEALETLLTTGGALRSDSWRERVDKLLMMTAGNACEGRWANAETYHHLPNKSTADLVEFQVAALRAFLASLVSPSRARPAYLAEGFELFQTGKTEGEMKVAGFCAHALMSLEVVIHPRALPLDGLPSLGDQFPESNSLASLKHNTPNLNNGDNLFKEWTANVDVPSNNEILRNVDSISPLQEAKRLKRGNDLATVDSLSGQDHTDIVGSENVQQADVRKKVPESPKESLGHVSERDDMVPEEVYRQVVSETREGEGLAVKDSIMEEAVVVKKRESLDESDDDSIPSLKADDYLSSDSDIES; from the exons ATGGCGTCGTTTGAGCGTTTCGACGACATGTGCGACAATAGACTAAAGCCCAAGATTCTCAGAAACCTTCTGTCCGACTATGTCCCCAACGAGAAGCAGCCTCTCGTCGACTTCCAATCACTCTCCAAGGTTGTATCCACTATCTCCACCCACAAGCTCTTATCTGAGGACCAGAAGCTTCAAGCTAAGTCGAAATCAGCCGTTGATGAATGGGTTGAGAGGTTTCTGGCTCTGGTTTCTTCAGACATG CCAGATAAATCATGGGTGGGTATCGTTTTGATGGGAGTGACTTGCCAAGAATGCAGCTCGGACCGTTTCTTTAGTTCTTACTCTGTTTGGTTCAACAGTTTACTCTCACATATCAAG AATCCTGAAAGTTCTAGAATTATTCGAGTGGCTTCGTGTACTTCAATATCTGATCTCCTTACAAG GCTGTCTAGATTTGCGAATACGAAGAAAGAAGCTGTTTCACACGCTGCAAAAGTAATCCTGCCAATCATTAAACTAATGGAAGAAGATTCTTCAGAAGCACTATGG GAAGGCATTGTCAATCTGCTGAGTACAATTGTTATCTTGTTTCCTGCTGCCTTCCACAGTAGTTATGACACG GTTGAAGAAGCTATTGCCTCTAAAATATTTTCTGCGAAAACCAGTTCTAGTTTATTAAAG AAACTTGCGCACTTTCTAGCATTGCTCCCCAAAGCTAATAAAGGAGATACTGCTAGCTGGTCCTTGATGATGCAGAAGCTGTTGATATCTATAAACGTTCATTTAAATAACTTTTTTCAAGGTCTAGAAGAAG AAACAACAGGGAAAAAAGCAATGCAACGATTGGCTCCTCCTGGAAGAGACGCTCCTTTGCCCTTGGGAGGTCAAAACGGGATTTTGGATGATGCAGCGTGGAACTCTGAACAGTTGATTGTATCCAGAGTTTCTGCACTTATGTACTGCTGCTCAGTGATGCTAACTAGCTCCTACAAATGCAAG CTTAACATTCCAGTTGCCTCGTTAGTATCCCTAGTTGAGCGAGTGCTGGCGGTGAACGGCTCTCTACCAAAAGCCATGTCACCTTTCATGACAGGGATCCAACAAGAGTTGGTTTGTGCAGAGCTTCCCACTTTGCATTCTTCGGCTCTGGAACTCTTGCGTACTACCATTAAAAGTATCCGCAG CCAACTTTTACCATATGCTGCATCTGTGGTGAGACTTGTTAGCAGTTACTTCAAGAAATGTTTATTGCCAGAACTGAGGATAAAGCTATACACAATCACCAAAACCTTGCTCAAATCCATGGGTCTAG GAATGGCAATGCAACTGGCAAACGAAGTTGTCTCTAATGCCTCTGTGGATCTAGACCCGAAAACTGTACAAGGATCTGATGTGGTTTCCAGCACAAACCCGAGAGCTGTTCTCAAGGCTGGCAGTAAAAAGAGAAAGCAGTCAACTAATACAGGAGTGGAGGCAGAGAATGCTGCTTTTGAAGTGGGAGTCCCTCACAATCACTCATTGAAGATAGCAGCTCTGGAGGCCCTAGAAACTCTTCTCACAACT GGTGGTGCATTGAGATCGGATAGCTGGAGAGAACGTGTCGATAAGCTTCTAATGATGACAGCGGGAAATGCTTGTGAAGGAAGATGGGCCAATGCTGAAACCTACCATCATCTACCAAATAAGTCGACCGCAGATCTAGTTGAGTTTCAGGTTGCAGCACTCCGAGCCTTTTTGGCATCCCTCGTTTCTCCATCAAGAGCACGCCCTGCATACTTAGCTGAAGGGTTTGAGCTTTTCCAAACAG GTAAGACTGAGGGAGAGATGAAAGTTGCTGGATTCTGTGCTCACGCTCTCATGTCCCTTGAAGTTGTTATACATCCTAGGGCCCTTCCACTCGACGGTCTCCCATCACTTGGCGACCAGTTCCCGGAAAGCAATTCTCTGGCCAGCCTAAAACACAACACACCTAATCTGAATAATGGTGATAATCTATTCAAGGAATGGACGGCAAACGTGGATGTTCCCTCTAACAACGAGATTCTGAGGAATGTTGACTCTATTTCACCTCTCCAAGAGGCGAAAAGATTGAAACGTGGGAACGATTTAGCCACTGTGGATTCTCTGAGTGGCCAAGATCATACAGATATTGTTGGATCAGAGAATGTTCAACAAGCTGATGTGCGTAAGAAGGTTCCTGAATCACCTAAGGAATCTCTAGGACATGTGTCAGAAAGAGATGATATGGTTCCGGAAGAAGTTTATCGACAAGTAGTGAGCGAGACTCGAGAGGGAGAGGGTTTAGCGGTTAAGGATAGTATCATGGAGGAAGCAGTAGTTGTTAAGAAACGAGAGTCCTTGGATGAATCTGATGATGATTCTATTCCAAGTCTTAAGGCAGATGATTATCTCTCTTCTGATTCTGATATTGAATCTTAA